The Kineococcus radiotolerans SRS30216 = ATCC BAA-149 genomic interval GCCCCGCGCTCGGCGACGACGGTGAGCGCCTCGGGGCCGGAGGCGGCCGAGACGACGCGGTGGCCCAGCCCGCGCAGGCGCAGTTCGACGAGCTGGCGGATGTCGGGGTCGTCCTCGACGACGAGCACTCGGGCCACGGGGTTCCTCCTGGGGTCGACGGACTGACGTCGGCCCCATCGGCGGCGGGCGGCGTCAGCTGAGGGAGGGCCCGGCGGAGGGGTGGGCGCCCGCGGGGCGCGCGGCGGGGAAGGTGCAGCGCAGGGTGGCGCCGCCGCCGGGGGTCTCCTCGGCGCGGATGCGCCCGCCGTGGCGCTCGACGATGCGCAGGCAGGTGGCCAGCCCGATCCCGTGGCCGGGGCGCGCCGCGGGGGTCCCCCCGGGGCGCTCCTCGCCCAGCGGGGCGACGGCGAACATGGCGAAGACCTGCTCGCGCTGGCCGGCGGGGATGCCGCGGCCGTTGTCGGCGACGAGCAGCTCCCACCCGCCCCCGGGCAGCGGGCGGGTGCTCACCCGGACCCGGCACGGGCGCAGCGGGGAGCGGTAGCGCACCGCGTTGCCGACGAGGTTCTGCAGCAGCTGCCGCAGCAGGACGGGGTCGGCGCGGGTCTCGACCTCGACCCCCGTCCCGGCGCACGCGCCGCCCGCGCCACCGCCCGTGCCGGTCGCGATCGGCTCGAAGGCGATGTCGGCGTCGTCGGCGGCCGGGCCCAGGTCCTCCACGACGTGGGCCAGGACGTCGGGCAGCAGGACCGGGCGCACGCTGAACCCGGTGGAGCCGGCGCGGGCGTGGTCGAGGACGGCCTCGATGAGGCCCTGCATGCGCAGCGCGGCGCGCACCGCGGTGGCCATCCACTCCCGCCCCTGCCCGCCGAGGGCCTCGCCGTGGACGTCGAGGACCAGTTCCAGGTAGCCCAGGACGGCGGTCAGCGGGGAGGCCAGGTCGTGGCTGGCCACGGCGGCGAGGTGGACGAGCTCCTCGTTGGAGCGGCGCAGCTCGGCCACCGCGGCGGCCAGTTCCCCGCCCTGGTGGCGCAGCTGCTCCCCCGCCTGCTCCAGGGCCGCGATGCGGGCCCGGTCGGCGGTGATGTCCTGCATCGCCACGACGGCGCCGAGGACGCGGCCCTCGTCGTCGTGCAGGGCGCGCCCGGTGACCAGGACCCGCACGGGGTCGCCGTCCCGGGGGGCGATGACCACCTCGGCGTCGCGGACGGAACCCTCCGCCAGCGCCCGCCGCAGCGGGACCCGGCCGGCCTCCAGCGGGGTGCGGCCGTCGGCGTCGTAGAGGACGTGGGTGGGCGCGGACCCGGCCGGGGGCGGGCCGGAGCCGGCGTCCATGCCGTGGAAGCGGCGGGCGGCGGGGTTGAAGGCGGTGAGCGCGCCGTCGGCGTCGCAGGCGACGACGCCCACCTCGAGGCTGTCCAGCAGCGCCTGGGTCAGCTCCTCGCGCGCCTGCAGCTCCCCGAGGGTGAGCTCGGCGAGCGCGCGCTGCTCCTCGACCTCGTCGAGCAGGCGCTGCTGCTCGCCGGTGCGGCGGTGGCGGCCCAGCAGGGCCGTCGCGACGCCGGCGAGGTCGCGCAGCCGCTCGAGCTGGTCCGCGCTCAGCTCGCGGGGGGCGACGTCGCCGACGCAGAGGCTGCCCAGGCGGTGGCCCTCGGCGGTGACCAGCGGGGCGGCGGCGTGGAAGACGACCTCGCCCAGCCGCCCGTCGACCCACGCGGAGGTGGCGT includes:
- a CDS encoding sensor histidine kinase, with the translated sequence MTRPAVVDPRARDPRAAAAPAEAARLAALRAHDLPAAAADPELDALVRVAAALVGVPTATLDLLDATRQHRVAAVGAARGGSERAESLGARDLDDPRVVHVPDARRDPRYATSAWVDGRLGEVVFHAAAPLVTAEGHRLGSLCVGDVAPRELSADQLERLRDLAGVATALLGRHRRTGEQQRLLDEVEEQRALAELTLGELQAREELTQALLDSLEVGVVACDADGALTAFNPAARRFHGMDAGSGPPPAGSAPTHVLYDADGRTPLEAGRVPLRRALAEGSVRDAEVVIAPRDGDPVRVLVTGRALHDDEGRVLGAVVAMQDITADRARIAALEQAGEQLRHQGGELAAAVAELRRSNEELVHLAAVASHDLASPLTAVLGYLELVLDVHGEALGGQGREWMATAVRAALRMQGLIEAVLDHARAGSTGFSVRPVLLPDVLAHVVEDLGPAADDADIAFEPIATGTGGGAGGACAGTGVEVETRADPVLLRQLLQNLVGNAVRYRSPLRPCRVRVSTRPLPGGGWELLVADNGRGIPAGQREQVFAMFAVAPLGEERPGGTPAARPGHGIGLATCLRIVERHGGRIRAEETPGGGATLRCTFPAARPAGAHPSAGPSLS